One window of Hylemonella gracilis genomic DNA carries:
- a CDS encoding L,D-transpeptidase Cds6 family protein, with amino-acid sequence MTSGLHHGGDRPDRLLRQAPQRPLIAALTLACALGLSVARAQASGTDVATLMAAGQWAQARGAVEQQLQARPKDAQLLLYKGVIQRESGQLRDAQATFTQLSVEHPNLPEAWNNLAAVHAAQGQFEQARVALEKALHTHPSYAAAYDNLGVVYARLASLAYSRALLIDAEGAVPNAKPSPQQQAANEALKQSLQQPMQLALLREVRELPAPSAPAQMPAPTPTPVPPPVVVASAMPPASMPAPTPAPAPQAAPVTATPPAAISAPAPAVAAASPAALVPPPPASRPAPVAPRETAPAPAVAIVPTAPVVSANANAPSPDEAAVAQAVRAWAQAWSDRDMTRYLGAYASNFDTGSQSRAIWEQGRRERIVSKKHISVDLQGLQVTVTGPRAIAKFLQDYKADTLAVVNSKTLELTRTEDRWLIVKESAGN; translated from the coding sequence ATGACATCCGGACTCCACCACGGCGGCGACCGGCCTGACCGGTTGCTCCGGCAGGCGCCCCAGCGCCCGCTGATCGCCGCGTTGACCCTGGCGTGCGCCCTGGGCCTGTCCGTGGCACGGGCCCAGGCCTCGGGCACGGACGTGGCGACCCTGATGGCCGCCGGGCAATGGGCGCAGGCCCGCGGCGCCGTGGAGCAGCAGTTGCAGGCCCGGCCCAAGGACGCACAACTCCTCCTCTACAAAGGCGTGATCCAGCGCGAAAGCGGTCAATTGCGGGACGCCCAGGCCACCTTCACGCAACTGAGCGTCGAGCATCCCAACCTGCCCGAAGCCTGGAACAATCTGGCCGCCGTGCACGCCGCTCAGGGCCAGTTTGAACAGGCACGCGTGGCGCTGGAAAAGGCCTTGCATACCCACCCCAGCTACGCCGCAGCCTATGACAATCTGGGCGTGGTCTACGCCCGCCTGGCCAGCCTGGCCTACAGCCGCGCGCTGCTGATCGACGCCGAGGGCGCCGTGCCCAACGCGAAGCCGAGCCCCCAACAGCAAGCCGCCAACGAGGCGCTGAAGCAATCGCTCCAGCAACCCATGCAACTGGCCTTGCTGCGCGAAGTCCGTGAACTGCCGGCTCCATCCGCGCCCGCGCAGATGCCCGCCCCGACACCCACGCCCGTGCCGCCGCCGGTGGTGGTCGCGTCGGCCATGCCTCCTGCATCGATGCCGGCCCCGACACCTGCGCCAGCACCCCAGGCGGCCCCCGTGACCGCGACACCACCTGCCGCGATCAGTGCGCCGGCCCCTGCGGTCGCTGCTGCGTCGCCCGCGGCTCTCGTTCCACCACCGCCCGCAAGCCGACCGGCCCCGGTGGCACCTCGGGAAACCGCGCCCGCACCAGCCGTTGCCATCGTGCCGACCGCGCCCGTCGTCAGCGCCAACGCCAACGCGCCCTCGCCCGACGAGGCCGCCGTCGCCCAGGCGGTGCGCGCCTGGGCCCAGGCTTGGTCCGACCGCGACATGACTCGTTACCTGGGCGCCTATGCGAGCAACTTCGACACCGGCTCGCAAAGCCGCGCCATCTGGGAACAAGGGCGACGTGAGCGCATCGTGAGCAAGAAGCACATCAGCGTGGACCTCCAGGGCCTGCAGGTGACCGTGACCGGCCCGCGCGCGATCGCGAAATTTCTGCAAGACTACAAGGCCGACACCCTGGCCGTCGTCAACAGCAAGACCCTGGAGCTGACGCGCACGGAAGACCGCTGGCTGATCGTCAAGGAAAGCGCGGGCAATTGA
- a CDS encoding DNA-3-methyladenine glycosylase family protein, whose product MSVAAQSKPVPKPEAANKSASAFASSVAATKGSEAVQIATPVYWDEACKHLMKKDRVMKRIIPQHGGACLETRGDAFVTLARSIVGQQISVKAAQSVWERFAALPRRMTPANVLKLKVDDMRAAGLSARKVEYLVDLALHFDSGAIHAADWKTMDDEAIIAELVGIRGIGRWTAEMFLIFHLMRPNVLPLDDIGLLNGISRNYFSGEAVSRSDAREVAAAWAPFCSVATWYIWRSLDPLPVAY is encoded by the coding sequence ATGAGCGTCGCTGCCCAGTCCAAACCGGTGCCCAAGCCGGAGGCCGCCAACAAATCCGCCTCGGCCTTCGCGTCCTCGGTGGCCGCCACCAAGGGGTCCGAGGCCGTGCAGATCGCCACGCCCGTCTACTGGGACGAGGCCTGCAAGCACCTGATGAAGAAGGACCGGGTGATGAAGCGCATCATCCCCCAGCATGGCGGCGCCTGCCTGGAGACGCGGGGGGACGCCTTCGTCACGCTGGCACGCAGCATCGTGGGCCAGCAGATTTCGGTCAAGGCCGCGCAGTCGGTCTGGGAGCGCTTCGCCGCGCTGCCCCGGCGCATGACGCCGGCCAATGTGCTCAAGCTCAAGGTGGATGACATGCGCGCCGCTGGCCTGTCGGCACGCAAGGTCGAGTACCTGGTGGACCTCGCGCTGCACTTCGACAGTGGTGCCATCCACGCCGCCGACTGGAAAACGATGGACGACGAAGCCATCATTGCCGAGTTGGTGGGCATCCGGGGCATCGGCCGTTGGACGGCGGAAATGTTCCTGATTTTTCACCTGATGCGACCGAACGTGCTGCCGCTGGACGATATTGGCTTGCTCAACGGTATCAGTCGTAACTATTTCTCCGGCGAGGCGGTCAGCCGCAGCGACGCCCGGGAGGTGGCCGCGGCCTGGGCACCGTTTTGCAGCGTCGCAACTTGGTATATTTGGCGCTCTCTCGACCCGCTGCCCGTCGCGTATTGA
- a CDS encoding acetyl-CoA carboxylase carboxyltransferase subunit alpha, which yields MAKKTFLDFEQPIAELEAKIEELRYVQTESAVDISAEIEQLGKKSLQLTKDVYSDLNAWQVTKIARHPERPYTLDYVNEIFTDFVEMHGDRHFADDLSIVGGLARFNGTPCMVLGQQKGRDTKERGLRNFGMSKPEGYRKALRLMKTAEKFGLPVFTFVDTPGAYPGIDAEERGQSEAIGRNIFEMAQLEVPIITTIIGEGGSGGALAISVADQVLMLQYSVYSVISPEGCASILWKTAERAQDAAEALGITAHRLKALGLVDKIVNEPVGGAHRDTKQMASFLKRALVESYRQVADLKVKELLDRRYERLQSYGRYTDTKNAK from the coding sequence ATGGCCAAGAAAACATTCCTCGACTTCGAGCAACCGATCGCCGAACTCGAAGCCAAGATCGAAGAGCTGCGCTACGTGCAGACCGAGTCCGCCGTGGACATCAGCGCGGAAATCGAGCAACTCGGCAAGAAGAGCCTGCAGCTCACCAAGGATGTCTACAGCGACCTCAACGCCTGGCAGGTCACCAAGATCGCGCGCCATCCCGAGCGTCCCTACACGCTGGACTATGTGAACGAAATCTTCACCGACTTCGTGGAGATGCACGGCGACCGCCACTTCGCGGACGACCTCTCCATCGTCGGTGGCCTGGCCCGTTTCAACGGCACGCCCTGCATGGTGCTGGGCCAGCAAAAGGGGCGCGACACCAAGGAACGCGGCCTGCGCAACTTCGGCATGAGCAAGCCCGAGGGCTACCGCAAGGCCCTGCGCCTGATGAAGACGGCCGAGAAGTTCGGCCTGCCGGTCTTCACCTTCGTGGACACGCCCGGCGCCTACCCCGGCATCGACGCCGAGGAACGCGGTCAGTCCGAGGCCATCGGTCGCAACATCTTCGAGATGGCGCAACTCGAAGTGCCCATCATCACCACCATCATCGGCGAAGGCGGCTCGGGCGGCGCGCTGGCGATCTCCGTGGCCGACCAGGTGCTGATGCTGCAGTACTCCGTCTACTCCGTTATCAGTCCCGAAGGCTGCGCCTCCATCCTCTGGAAGACCGCCGAACGCGCCCAGGACGCGGCCGAGGCCCTGGGCATCACCGCGCACCGCCTCAAGGCCCTGGGCCTGGTGGACAAGATCGTCAACGAGCCGGTGGGTGGCGCGCACCGCGACACCAAGCAGATGGCGTCCTTCCTCAAGCGCGCGCTGGTCGAGTCTTACCGCCAGGTGGCTGACCTCAAGGTCAAGGAACTGCTGGACCGCCGTTACGAGCGCCTGCAGAGCTATGGCCGCTACACCGACACCAAGAACGCCAAGTAA
- a CDS encoding methylated-DNA--[protein]-cysteine S-methyltransferase, translating into MLIARNADGLSGLWFESQKYHPGTPAAPRHDDDALLTEAVINLCDYFAGKSLRALPLSPSGTPFQQAVWRALLAIPAGTTLSYGELARQVGRPEAVRAVAAAVGRNPLSVIIPCHRVLGADGALTGYAGGLHRKQALLTLEGAWRAAAAPTPVTATPAGASSRTTILSSLSSGAIV; encoded by the coding sequence GTGCTGATCGCACGCAACGCGGACGGCCTGTCCGGCCTCTGGTTCGAAAGCCAGAAATACCATCCCGGCACACCGGCCGCGCCACGACACGACGATGACGCGCTGTTGACAGAGGCCGTCATCAACTTGTGCGATTATTTCGCCGGCAAGTCGCTGCGTGCGCTGCCGCTGTCACCGTCCGGCACCCCGTTCCAGCAAGCCGTCTGGCGCGCCCTGCTTGCCATCCCGGCGGGCACGACGCTCAGCTATGGCGAACTGGCCCGGCAGGTTGGTCGACCGGAGGCGGTGCGCGCGGTGGCGGCGGCAGTCGGGCGCAATCCCCTGTCGGTGATCATTCCCTGTCATCGGGTGCTGGGCGCCGACGGCGCGCTGACCGGTTATGCCGGCGGCCTGCACCGCAAGCAGGCGCTGCTGACGCTGGAAGGCGCCTGGCGCGCGGCGGCGGCCCCGACGCCCGTCACCGCAACGCCTGCTGGTGCCTCATCCCGGACGACCATTTTGTCGTCCCTGTCCTCTGGAGCAATTGTTTGA
- the tilS gene encoding tRNA lysidine(34) synthetase TilS, with amino-acid sequence MAATPTPRTPSNPSCAVPAFTRAVARFQPGLPLAVACSGGADSTALLLACAERWPGQVHAIHVHHGLQAAADGFEAQVRATCEALNIPLHARRVDARHAPGQSPEDAARGVRYAALRDAAQAAGVRDIALAQHADDQVETLLLALSRGAGLPGLASMPEAWERGGLRWHRPLLDVPGAELRAWLRARGARAGEGWVEDPSNADERYTRNRIRARLLPALQDVFPQFRATFARSAAHAAQAQRLLDELAAQDALATGLDPGSEQGPRIAGLRALSRDRQANLLRHWLRQVHAATDPGGGSANASAAQLEELLDQIAACTTRGHHIQLKVGGGRVERRGEILAWYNPPA; translated from the coding sequence ATGGCCGCTACACCGACACCAAGAACGCCAAGTAATCCTTCCTGCGCGGTGCCCGCTTTCACGCGGGCTGTTGCGCGTTTCCAGCCTGGCCTGCCCCTGGCCGTGGCTTGCAGCGGCGGTGCCGATTCCACGGCCTTGTTGCTGGCCTGTGCCGAGCGGTGGCCCGGTCAGGTTCATGCCATCCATGTCCACCACGGCCTGCAGGCCGCAGCCGATGGCTTCGAAGCGCAGGTCCGCGCCACCTGCGAAGCGCTGAACATTCCCCTGCACGCGCGGCGCGTGGACGCGCGCCACGCGCCTGGCCAGAGCCCGGAAGACGCCGCACGCGGCGTCCGCTACGCCGCTCTGCGCGACGCCGCGCAGGCGGCTGGGGTGCGGGATATCGCCCTGGCTCAACATGCCGACGACCAGGTCGAGACCTTGCTGCTTGCGCTGTCGCGCGGTGCCGGCCTGCCGGGGCTGGCTTCCATGCCCGAAGCCTGGGAACGGGGCGGACTGCGCTGGCATCGCCCCTTGCTGGACGTGCCGGGCGCCGAGTTGCGTGCCTGGCTGCGGGCGCGTGGCGCGCGGGCAGGCGAGGGCTGGGTCGAAGACCCGAGCAATGCCGACGAGCGCTACACCCGCAACCGCATCCGTGCCCGCCTGCTGCCCGCCTTGCAGGACGTCTTTCCCCAGTTTCGCGCCACCTTCGCGCGCAGCGCCGCGCACGCCGCGCAGGCCCAGCGCCTGTTGGACGAACTGGCCGCGCAGGACGCGCTCGCGACCGGCCTGGACCCCGGCTCCGAGCAAGGACCCCGCATTGCGGGATTGCGCGCATTGAGCCGTGACCGGCAGGCTAATCTGCTGCGCCACTGGCTGCGGCAGGTGCACGCGGCGACCGATCCTGGGGGCGGCTCCGCCAACGCCAGCGCAGCCCAACTGGAGGAATTGCTGGACCAGATCGCGGCCTGCACCACGCGCGGCCACCACATCCAGCTCAAGGTGGGCGGGGGTCGGGTGGAGCGCCGGGGCGAGATTCTGGCTTGGTACAATCCCCCGGCTTGA
- a CDS encoding DMT family transporter: protein MKQRDVIEMMVLAAIWGASFLFMRVAAPEFGPVATAAVRVAGASLLLLPLLALREGLADLRVHWKSLLLVGFLNGAFPFALFSFAALSINAGLSSILNATTPMWGALVAWAWFGQRLDASRLVGLALGFGGVVLLAWDKASFTPGGGGLAILACLTATLCYGIAASATKRYLGAASPLAVATGSQFFAALLLALPALALQPTTLPSAKAWIAVTLLALLCTSVAYILFFRLMKRVGPTNTISVTFLIPVFALLWGWLLLDETVNLAMALGCGVVLLGTALAVGVIRLPMVGAAPIAK, encoded by the coding sequence TTGAAGCAACGTGATGTGATTGAGATGATGGTGCTGGCCGCCATCTGGGGAGCGTCTTTCCTGTTCATGCGAGTGGCGGCGCCGGAGTTCGGCCCGGTGGCCACGGCTGCAGTGCGCGTGGCTGGTGCCTCTTTGCTGCTGTTGCCGCTGCTGGCCCTGCGCGAAGGACTCGCGGACCTGCGCGTCCACTGGAAGAGTCTGCTGTTGGTCGGTTTCCTCAACGGCGCCTTTCCCTTCGCCCTGTTCAGCTTCGCGGCGCTGTCGATCAACGCCGGACTGTCCAGCATCCTCAACGCCACCACGCCCATGTGGGGCGCGCTGGTCGCCTGGGCCTGGTTCGGGCAGCGCCTGGACGCATCACGCCTGGTCGGTTTGGCGCTCGGCTTCGGCGGCGTGGTGCTGCTGGCCTGGGACAAAGCTTCGTTCACCCCCGGCGGCGGTGGTCTGGCCATCCTGGCCTGCCTCACCGCGACCCTTTGTTATGGCATTGCCGCCAGCGCGACCAAGCGCTACCTGGGCGCCGCCAGCCCGCTGGCCGTCGCCACCGGCAGCCAGTTCTTCGCTGCCCTGCTGCTGGCCTTACCGGCGCTCGCGCTGCAACCCACCACCCTGCCCAGCGCCAAGGCCTGGATCGCGGTCACGCTGCTGGCTCTGCTCTGCACCAGCGTCGCCTACATCCTGTTCTTCCGCCTCATGAAGCGGGTCGGACCGACCAACACCATCTCGGTGACCTTCCTGATCCCGGTGTTCGCGCTGCTGTGGGGCTGGCTGCTGCTGGACGAAACCGTGAACCTGGCGATGGCCCTGGGCTGCGGCGTGGTGCTGCTGGGTACTGCCTTGGCGGTAGGGGTGATCAGGTTGCCGATGGTCGGGGCGGCGCCTATCGCGAAGTAA
- a CDS encoding type I restriction endonuclease, protein MTPEQKARVRIDELLAQAGWHVCDLADADIHAGPGEVKGVAIREFPLNPGHGFADYLLYVNGKACGVIEAKKEGATLTGVELQSARYAQGLPTSLPAWHRPLPFRFESTGVETHFTSGLDPQPRARGIFAFYRPELLAQWLSYLPVLKAPRKTRQALFLPAFSTCHRWLSTPASSPKSISISGVRRHCGRRY, encoded by the coding sequence ATGACGCCAGAACAGAAAGCCAGAGTACGCATCGACGAACTGCTCGCGCAAGCGGGCTGGCATGTCTGCGATTTGGCGGATGCGGACATCCACGCGGGTCCGGGTGAGGTCAAGGGCGTCGCCATCCGCGAATTCCCCCTCAACCCTGGCCACGGCTTTGCCGACTACCTGCTGTATGTGAACGGCAAGGCCTGCGGCGTGATCGAGGCCAAGAAAGAGGGGGCGACGCTCACGGGCGTGGAGCTGCAATCCGCCCGTTACGCCCAGGGCCTGCCCACCTCGCTGCCCGCCTGGCACCGTCCCTTGCCCTTTCGCTTCGAATCCACCGGCGTCGAGACCCATTTCACCAGCGGGCTGGACCCTCAACCCCGTGCGCGCGGCATTTTTGCCTTTTACCGCCCCGAGCTGTTGGCGCAGTGGCTGAGTTATTTGCCGGTGCTGAAAGCGCCGCGCAAGACGCGCCAGGCCCTTTTTTTGCCCGCCTTCAGCACATGCCATCGCTGGCTGAGCACACCCGCATCGTCGCCGAAGTCGATATCAATCTCCGGCGTGCGCAGGCATTGCGGCAGGCGATATTGA
- the cysS gene encoding cysteine--tRNA ligase: MTLRIYNTLSRALEPFVSLEPGHVRMYVCGMTVYDLCHLGHARAMVAFDVAQRWLKASGWRVTYVRNITDIDDKIIQRALKNGETIRSLTDRMIAALHQDADALGIERPTHEPRAMDYVPQMLDLIGQLERQGLAYRVPQADGGASGDVNYSVRKFPGYGKLSGKSLDELRAGERVAVLDGKQDPLDFVLWKSAKADEPAEAKWDGPYGPGRPGWHIECSAMSCALLGASFDIHGGGADLQFPHHENEIAQSEGARIGTSGEGQPMARYWMHNGFVRVDNEKMSKSLGNFFTIREILEKYDAQTVRFFILRAHYRSPLNYSDAHLDDARQALKRLYTALQATPPAPLAPQTMDWAEGHAARFKAAMDEDFGTPEAVAVLFDLASEVNKTGSPRLAGLLKALGGCLGLLQEDPAVFLQSGAGAMLDARAIETLIAQRAAAKAARDYAEADRIRQHLQAQGIVLKDSPAGTTWEAGA, from the coding sequence ATGACTCTCCGCATCTACAACACGCTGTCGCGTGCGCTGGAGCCTTTTGTCTCGCTGGAGCCTGGCCATGTCCGCATGTATGTGTGCGGCATGACCGTCTATGACCTCTGCCACCTGGGCCATGCACGTGCCATGGTGGCGTTTGACGTGGCGCAACGCTGGCTGAAGGCCAGCGGCTGGCGCGTCACCTATGTGCGCAACATCACCGACATTGACGACAAGATCATCCAGCGCGCGCTCAAGAACGGCGAGACCATCCGCAGCCTGACCGATCGCATGATCGCGGCCCTGCACCAGGACGCGGACGCCCTGGGCATCGAGCGGCCCACGCACGAGCCGCGCGCCATGGATTACGTGCCCCAGATGCTGGACCTGATTGGCCAGCTGGAACGTCAGGGCCTGGCCTACCGCGTGCCGCAGGCTGACGGCGGTGCCTCTGGCGACGTGAATTATTCGGTGCGCAAGTTTCCCGGTTACGGCAAGCTCTCGGGCAAGTCGCTGGATGAGCTGCGCGCCGGTGAGCGCGTGGCCGTGCTCGACGGCAAGCAGGATCCGCTGGATTTCGTGCTCTGGAAATCCGCCAAGGCGGACGAACCGGCTGAAGCCAAGTGGGATGGCCCCTACGGCCCAGGCCGTCCCGGCTGGCACATCGAGTGCTCGGCGATGAGCTGCGCCTTGCTGGGCGCGAGCTTCGACATCCATGGCGGCGGCGCGGATCTGCAATTTCCCCATCACGAAAATGAGATTGCCCAGAGCGAAGGTGCACGCATCGGCACATCGGGCGAAGGCCAGCCGATGGCGCGCTACTGGATGCACAACGGCTTCGTGCGCGTGGACAACGAAAAGATGTCCAAGAGCCTGGGCAACTTTTTCACCATCCGTGAAATCCTGGAGAAATACGACGCCCAGACCGTGCGTTTCTTCATCCTGCGCGCCCACTACCGCAGCCCTTTGAATTACAGCGACGCCCATCTGGACGACGCGCGTCAGGCGCTGAAGCGCCTCTACACCGCCTTGCAGGCCACACCGCCCGCGCCCCTGGCACCGCAGACGATGGATTGGGCAGAGGGCCATGCCGCCCGGTTCAAGGCCGCGATGGACGAAGACTTCGGCACGCCTGAAGCCGTGGCCGTGCTGTTCGACCTCGCCAGCGAAGTCAACAAGACGGGGTCGCCCCGGCTGGCCGGTCTGCTCAAGGCCTTGGGTGGCTGCCTGGGCCTGCTCCAGGAAGACCCCGCTGTCTTCCTTCAGTCTGGCGCCGGCGCCATGTTGGACGCCAGAGCGATTGAAACCCTGATTGCGCAACGCGCCGCCGCCAAGGCCGCCCGTGACTACGCCGAAGCCGACCGCATACGCCAGCATCTGCAGGCCCAGGGCATCGTGCTCAAGGATTCGCCCGCCGGCACGACCTGGGAGGCGGGGGCATGA
- a CDS encoding tetratricopeptide repeat protein — translation MLYPAVRTLRFPLIGLFVGLVLMTAPVMARADAYEEVNQKLHAGRYAEAQTQAERYLQGKPRDPQMRYLLGLVQRASDKPDAALETFLRLTTEYPELPEPHNALASLYASRGDYEQARLSLERAIRARPDYATALENLGDLQLHLAQQAYCQALKGKARNEKLRARVQALGMTCP, via the coding sequence GTGCTGTATCCCGCCGTCCGCACCCTCCGCTTTCCTCTGATCGGCCTGTTCGTCGGCCTGGTGCTGATGACCGCGCCTGTCATGGCGCGAGCGGACGCCTACGAAGAAGTCAACCAAAAATTGCATGCCGGACGTTATGCCGAGGCTCAGACCCAGGCCGAACGCTATCTGCAGGGCAAACCGCGCGACCCGCAGATGCGCTACCTGCTGGGCCTGGTGCAACGCGCCAGCGACAAACCGGATGCGGCGCTGGAAACCTTCCTGCGGCTCACCACCGAATACCCGGAACTGCCGGAACCTCACAATGCCCTGGCCTCGCTCTACGCCTCCCGGGGCGACTACGAGCAGGCCCGGCTCTCCCTTGAGCGCGCCATCCGCGCCCGACCCGACTACGCGACCGCGCTTGAAAACTTGGGTGACCTGCAACTGCACCTGGCCCAGCAAGCCTACTGCCAGGCCTTGAAAGGTAAAGCGCGCAATGAGAAGCTGCGCGCACGTGTCCAGGCGCTCGGCATGACGTGCCCGTAA
- a CDS encoding aspartate kinase: protein MALIVHKYGGTSMGSTERIRNVAKRVAKWARAGHQMVVVPSAMSGETNRLLGLAKELAPAKTNDAYGRELDMLAATGEQASSALLAIALQSEGMQSVSYAGWQVPIKTDSAYTKARIESIDDQRVRADLAAGKVVIITGFQGVDSLGHVTTLGRGGSDTSAVAVAAAMKADECLIYTDVDGVYTTDPRIVPEARRLHTVSFEEMLEMASMGSKVLQIRSVEFAGKYKVPLRVLSSFTPWDIDLNEEAKSGTLITFEEDEHMEQAVVSGIAFNRDEAKISILGVPDKPGIAYQILGAVADANVEVDVIIQNIAKDGKTDFSFTVNRNEYAKTIDLLKDKVLPTLGAAEVVGDTKICKVSIVGIGMRSHVGIASKMFRSLSEEGINIQMISTSEIKTSVVIDEKYMELAVRALHKAFDLDQAAA from the coding sequence ATGGCACTCATCGTTCACAAATACGGCGGCACGTCGATGGGCTCCACCGAGCGCATCCGCAACGTCGCCAAGCGTGTCGCCAAGTGGGCGCGCGCGGGTCACCAGATGGTCGTGGTGCCCAGCGCCATGAGCGGCGAGACCAACCGCCTGCTCGGCCTGGCCAAGGAACTGGCGCCTGCCAAGACGAACGACGCCTACGGCCGCGAGCTGGACATGCTGGCCGCCACGGGCGAGCAGGCGTCCTCTGCACTGCTGGCCATCGCGCTGCAATCCGAAGGCATGCAGTCTGTCAGCTACGCCGGCTGGCAGGTGCCGATCAAGACCGACAGCGCCTACACCAAGGCCCGCATCGAAAGCATCGACGATCAGCGCGTGCGCGCCGACCTGGCCGCGGGCAAGGTGGTCATCATCACCGGCTTCCAGGGCGTCGACAGCCTGGGCCATGTCACGACGCTGGGCCGTGGCGGCAGCGACACCTCGGCCGTGGCCGTGGCCGCTGCCATGAAGGCCGACGAGTGCCTGATCTACACCGACGTGGACGGCGTCTACACCACCGACCCGCGCATCGTGCCCGAGGCGCGTCGCCTGCACACCGTGAGCTTCGAGGAAATGCTCGAAATGGCCTCCATGGGCTCCAAGGTGCTGCAGATCCGTTCGGTCGAGTTCGCGGGCAAGTACAAGGTGCCGCTGCGCGTGCTCTCCAGCTTCACCCCCTGGGACATCGACCTCAACGAAGAGGCCAAGTCCGGCACGTTGATCACTTTCGAGGAAGACGAACACATGGAACAAGCCGTTGTTTCCGGCATCGCGTTCAACCGCGACGAAGCCAAGATCTCCATCCTGGGCGTGCCCGACAAGCCCGGTATCGCTTACCAGATCCTGGGCGCGGTGGCTGACGCCAACGTCGAAGTGGACGTCATCATCCAGAACATCGCCAAGGACGGCAAGACGGACTTCAGCTTCACCGTCAACCGCAACGAGTACGCCAAGACCATCGACCTGCTCAAGGACAAGGTGCTGCCCACGCTGGGCGCCGCCGAAGTCGTGGGCGACACCAAGATCTGCAAGGTCAGCATCGTCGGCATCGGCATGCGCAGCCACGTTGGCATCGCCAGCAAGATGTTCCGTTCGCTGAGCGAGGAAGGCATCAACATCCAGATGATTTCCACCAGCGAGATCAAGACCTCCGTCGTGATCGACGAGAAGTACATGGAACTGGCCGTGCGCGCCCTGCACAAGGCCTTCGACCTGGACCAGGCGGCTGCCTGA